Part of the Acropora palmata chromosome 10, jaAcrPala1.3, whole genome shotgun sequence genome, TGTATTATGATTATTGGGGCTGGATAATGAGTATGCGATGTGCCATGAGAGAATGTCCTCTGGCTTTGCATGTACTGGTCCCCTTACAAATATGAAGGTACTTTTCATGATAAATGTTAGTATCCAAAACATATTTggatgctttttttttctctcagtcTTCCATGGAAGGTTTTTAGAACTAAACCCtgggtttttgttttgttcatctatttttattatctCTAACTtcccttgtttctttttatttttttttccgtgtggACTCTTTTATGTCTCAATCTGCTCACTTTGAGTGAAGAGTCACTCAAATAATCTAAACCTTCCAACATATCTGACTGTTTCATATGCCATTATATTTTCATCATAAGTACAGGCTTGTTTTCAATGACCTCTATTcattgtttttaaccagctGATCTCCATGCCCTTACTTATGGGGAAGATCAAACACCCACACACTATGCAGCCAAGAATGATGCTGTTAGATCCCTCAAGGTTCTTCTCAAGTTAGGTGGTAGAGTGCATGACAGAGATTACAAGAAACGCACCCCCTTACAAGTTGCAGCTGAGCTAGGTATGTTACTTAGGTTGCTGTACTAGCTAAAAACACATGTCTATCacatatataataataaatataaatcTCATtatatgtcacagtattggacaaccctcacTGGTACCCTTCTGGCTTCTTGGGAACTCCTAAATTGAAGTCATCCAAATTTTCAACCTTTAAAAGGAGACAGAGATTAGTGATCACGGCAGGCAATGATACCTGAAATTAGTTTTCTCATGACTTGATAACCATACATCCAACTAAGACTTCGAAGGAACAAAACATGGTTAAAATCAAGTAATTTTCTCTAGGCCGAAGGAACTCCTTGTTCATCTAAGTTTTGTTCTTATTTGGCTGTTATTTTAGATCGTTCAGAGACAGCTAAATTTTTAATTGACGAAGGAGTACCTGCAGGGTTACAGGATGATGCAGGCAGCTCAGTTATGTCCTTCATGATCTCCAAAATGCCACCTGTGGCTAAAGATGGTTTGGATCAGTTACACACCACAGACCGAGGTAACAGAAAACAATACTTTTACCTGAATCACCTAGAACCTTACCTGCCAAATGATGAGGGACATAACACCTCATTTGCCAAATCACCACTGCACTGTGTTGTGCATTTTAAACAGATGGAATTAATTATGCATCCTGTATTCAAACGGCTGATTGAAGTTAAGTGGGATCAGTTTGGCCGACGTGGAACAATCAAGAATATCTGTATACAcctgttttttgtgatgttatgGACAGCATTGGGTGTAACATTACACCTGAGAGAACAATCAGATGGTAATTACTACAGTCCACCCAGCAAATACTGGTGGCGTATTGTATTGGAATCTTTAGCCTGCCTAATGACCATATTTTTCATTGGCCTTGAATTTTTTGAGATCACTGCTTCAAAAAAATCACATCAGAGATGGAAGACATGGAGAGTGAGACAAATTGAGAGAGATCTGAAGCATTGTCACCCAAGATGGCctgaggaaagaaaataccTTGAAATGGAACGAGACGATGTTGCCAACTCCGGTATCTCCTACTTTAACGATTCTTGGAATTACTTTGACTGGGTGACCTATGCTTGGATTCTTGGTATCATAGTGACACGGATTTTTAGTGTTGTGCTTAACAGTGAAACAGCGCAATCATTGCATCCTCGTGTTTTTGCCATTGCGTTAATTTTTATCTGGCTACGCCTGATGAAAGTTTTTCGCGGATTTGTGACATTGGGACCCTTCATTGTAATGATTGGACATATCATAGATGATACTCTAAAATTTggatttctttattttgatatCTACCTTCCTTATGTATGCGCATTCTGGATTGTCTTTGGAGGGAGTAAAAATGCGGCTATCATGGAGAACCAGGGACAGGATAGTAAAGGTTGGGAGAATTTCAATGATCTGATGTATTCTGTGTGGCAATTGACTGTTGTAGGGAATTATCCCTGGGATTCTCTGCTCGTAGTTGATCGTCTAATGGCGCAGATCTTGTGCGGGACTTATCTTGCCGTGTCAGCCATTGTGATGTTGAATCTTTTCATTGCCCTTATGTCCGACACGTTTCAGCGTGTTTATGATAACGCCAGAGCAAACGCCGCAATGCAGCGTGCAAGTACCATCCTAACAATGGAGGAAAACATGTCAGAAAAAACTCGTGAGCACTACAGAAGAATTATACATCGCAAATTTGCGCCTCAGGTAAAGTAGCGTTGCAAATTTCTAGCTTCTTTCAATTCCACCCATTTTCTGACTTTCCATACGAGGCAACAGAGCGAAATGGGAATGTTCCGCTAGACACCTCCCTTGGTATGAT contains:
- the LOC141894825 gene encoding uncharacterized protein LOC141894825, whose product is MVYPGEEFQSGKLCITGTGDFMMPRNGRILPVNGDYRRSRDLELNKTNHVKNSRRKSSTENWDKVSKQIITVSRWKDYARSMRQIKRKDNLRSSKIHSTTENSVEQWCVLDSDVEDLGRDRTAMYDTNAYMKPLPAVNDGEPANPSLVSSRAVIIYFAQMAKESLESEKELDFDFIERLLEAGADLNFTDRYGQTILHEVARIWHVDVAKFVLENGGGVNKADNYGRTPLHVAAAVDYPEMVEFLVRNGADLHALTYGEDQTPTHYAAKNDAVRSLKVLLKLGGRVHDRDYKKRTPLQVAAELDRSETAKFLIDEGVPAGLQDDAGSSVMSFMISKMPPVAKDGLDQLHTTDRGNRKQYFYLNHLEPYLPNDEGHNTSFAKSPLHCVVHFKQMELIMHPVFKRLIEVKWDQFGRRGTIKNICIHLFFVMLWTALGVTLHLREQSDGNYYSPPSKYWWRIVLESLACLMTIFFIGLEFFEITASKKSHQRWKTWRVRQIERDLKHCHPRWPEERKYLEMERDDVANSGISYFNDSWNYFDWVTYAWILGIIVTRIFSVVLNSETAQSLHPRVFAIALIFIWLRLMKVFRGFVTLGPFIVMIGHIIDDTLKFGFLYFDIYLPYVCAFWIVFGGSKNAAIMENQGQDSKGWENFNDLMYSVWQLTVVGNYPWDSLLVVDRLMAQILCGTYLAVSAIVMLNLFIALMSDTFQRVYDNARANAAMQRASTILTMEENMSEKTREHYRRIIHRKFAPQEMYYDDDSTQPGSGELERMTHQIKDVVDEVHEMLEEKNEHGGRTEKALRKEIERLRHDLAEESSRHEDTVKEIRNEVAEMKALLVSVLQNGSVQSPHSILPSIRSLQPKSPKQKLAPIETRPSSKRSSSSRLHRKKHRRQPEYRSDEGDGEEDYQGLPLTDEAEVPNELPSVSVLASRSKSSHKLQREDHDNSF